The following are encoded in a window of Pseudalgibacter alginicilyticus genomic DNA:
- a CDS encoding PorP/SprF family type IX secretion system membrane protein produces MQIRKSIIYLLLFVMADSYSQELNLPVFTQYLADNNFVVSPTYAGIGDNLKIRANALTQWVGIKDAPDNQSIYGDVRIADRSGVGLSFYNDKNGNTIQTGAKFSFAHHLILDYYSKQYLSLGLSYNINNFRVDTNNFTNGDSSPISNSYITDDRRTSNNNFDVGVLYRFKGFFASFNANNILNKNIDEDIRRAEPNLILNYQLYSGYTFRGPKKSGLEFEPSVFYQMFSSDNRSSTDVNFKFRKFDRKEDYFWAGISYRFLNDQFLKPLNIGPMVGFQKSIFYFGYAYQVTTNELSGYNSGTHVVTIGLNFLQGISNCPCTQSPIH; encoded by the coding sequence ATGCAAATAAGAAAATCTATCATATACCTGCTTCTTTTTGTTATGGCTGATAGCTATAGTCAAGAGTTAAACTTACCTGTATTTACACAATACTTGGCAGATAATAACTTTGTAGTTTCCCCAACGTACGCTGGTATTGGAGACAATTTAAAAATACGAGCCAATGCATTAACGCAGTGGGTAGGGATAAAAGACGCACCAGATAATCAATCTATTTATGGTGATGTTAGAATTGCTGATCGTAGTGGTGTTGGTTTATCATTTTATAATGATAAAAATGGAAACACCATTCAAACAGGGGCTAAATTTTCTTTTGCCCACCATTTAATTTTGGATTATTACTCCAAGCAGTATTTATCTTTGGGGTTGTCTTATAATATTAATAACTTTAGAGTAGATACTAATAATTTTACTAATGGGGATAGCTCACCAATAAGTAATTCATACATAACGGATGATAGAAGGACATCTAATAACAATTTTGATGTTGGTGTGTTGTATAGGTTTAAAGGTTTTTTTGCAAGTTTTAATGCTAATAATATTTTAAATAAAAACATTGATGAGGATATTAGAAGAGCCGAACCTAATTTGATTTTGAATTATCAATTGTATTCTGGTTATACTTTTAGAGGACCTAAGAAAAGCGGTTTGGAATTTGAACCTTCAGTTTTCTATCAAATGTTTAGTAGTGATAACCGTTCTAGTACTGATGTTAATTTTAAATTTAGAAAATTTGATAGAAAAGAAGATTATTTTTGGGCAGGGATATCCTATCGTTTTTTAAATGATCAATTTTTAAAGCCTTTGAATATAGGGCCTATGGTAGGATTTCAAAAATCTATTTTTTATTTTGGATATGCTTACCAAGTCACTACAAATGAATTGTCTGGGTATAATTCAGGAACACACGTTGTTACTATAGGATTAAACTTTTTACAAGGAATCAGTAACTGTCCATGTACTCAGAGTCCAATACATTAG
- a CDS encoding DUF1592 domain-containing protein, with amino-acid sequence MKLTVSIASIFTLILLSLIVFPLNPEGRNDIVLFFGNFHPLILHIPIGALIGVLVLELVNLIKPQLNLDNGSKILLWFTAISVVPAVVFGFFLASSGGYNEEVLSFHKWLGLATALLCIWLLVFRLWAYTQSTKQIKVYQFLLLINVILLSFAGHYGGSLTHGSNYLTKDMPLGMKSFLGVEATEAERMVSSIKEQSAEGAISQLALTFADTIQPLMTKYCFDCHNANKQKGDIRLDILGWDMKKVEHVKHWRIALDEVVNRNMPPEDEKQLTEVERKNIIDWITNSLNEISPEIKDQEIKLAEEEKAKEEEALTMVLPKLDPNVKMPTQALKYVNDVQPILQKYCYECHGSSKQKGNIRLDILNWDMVHGGDAEKWYSALDEINAGQMPPKKQPQLTTEERRMVVDWVTNSLNLAADVKSATNKEVTRRLTKSQYTNSLNQLLDLPINFGNVLPDDGKSKMGFTNNGDILQISSLHIDYYQKIAREALNEAIVTGKKPETKKYKITFGAGIGEGKEAAEYGGYQSAAVKKEDFTVDVLSEQGENIDVDDTIKKLIGVDMRGSASDRYSIEKNGLVLYSALPHKDVPPKSWQGPSPNAKVLIKNNYPKSGNFVLRVEASKGNAITLKEGLIELRENKPAILSSETIHLLASDATQLTNLLLKDNVSLVPSQIDAFTSARYKLTIPSDGFYQVDFVHPFVAMENMPSFLLEIGTFNKIQERLKFSKEQENEQQIVTPVTLAYLKKGDYKLRIGGDFFVGFSEIRITPLDEDSELTKILKSEAAKNQEKYEDLIPSIKTFIGTRTDDGMDYSTFGPTKEVTSDVGDFKTFEFTGRLENLPVPVFDPVETEIFANTMIVGLWNNHLVKNKGENGPALLVKSIELEAPYHPVWPPKSHTTIFFDSPNKQNYEIYTAEVLKSFMEKAFRRPLIEGELERYMEFWKSTKDNFNSYEDSVKEVLVAILCSPNFLYLLESDNSKEKKSNDQYLLASKMAYFLWNSPPDDTLIELAEKGVLNKELSNEVSRMIKSPKILKMIEAFAYEWLRIDRLNGMSANMNMYPDFTRFVKQDMAKETYNFIYYVLDENKSILNFIDSDFAMLNQNLAEFYGIDGVIGNNFRPVSIPREKNRGGLLSQGAFLTGHSDGVHAHPIKRAVWLKEKILGDTPPPPPPNVPELDPETPGFENLTLKEQLELHRNKASCIDCHLKIDPYGVVFENYDAVGRFHEKFKGSLIDSKSILPDGTEVEGIKGIKEYILTKKKDAFTKSLVEHLFAYALGRDVSFSDEKELNTIVEKVKAKDFKFQSVIEEIILSESFSKHTNKVDNRLAKN; translated from the coding sequence ATGAAATTAACAGTATCTATAGCTAGCATTTTCACTTTGATTTTATTATCACTCATTGTATTTCCTTTAAATCCTGAAGGACGTAATGATATTGTTTTGTTTTTTGGAAATTTTCATCCATTAATTCTTCATATACCTATAGGAGCATTAATAGGTGTACTTGTTTTAGAATTAGTAAATCTTATAAAGCCACAATTAAATTTAGACAACGGAAGTAAAATATTGCTCTGGTTTACGGCTATTAGTGTTGTGCCTGCAGTCGTTTTTGGTTTTTTTCTTGCTTCAAGTGGAGGTTATAATGAAGAGGTGTTATCATTTCATAAATGGTTGGGGTTGGCTACAGCATTGTTATGCATTTGGTTATTGGTGTTTCGGTTATGGGCTTATACACAATCAACAAAACAGATTAAAGTCTATCAATTTTTATTATTAATAAATGTTATTTTACTTTCATTTGCAGGTCATTACGGTGGGTCTTTAACCCATGGTTCAAATTATTTAACAAAAGACATGCCTTTAGGTATGAAATCTTTTTTGGGAGTTGAAGCCACAGAAGCAGAACGTATGGTGTCTTCAATTAAAGAACAATCAGCAGAAGGTGCTATATCTCAACTTGCCTTAACTTTTGCAGATACCATTCAACCATTAATGACTAAATATTGTTTTGATTGCCATAATGCAAACAAACAAAAAGGCGATATCCGATTAGATATTTTAGGTTGGGATATGAAAAAGGTAGAGCATGTTAAGCATTGGCGAATTGCATTAGATGAGGTTGTAAACAGAAATATGCCTCCTGAAGATGAAAAACAGTTAACAGAAGTAGAAAGGAAAAACATTATAGATTGGATTACAAATTCTTTAAATGAAATTAGTCCAGAAATTAAAGATCAAGAAATTAAGCTCGCAGAAGAAGAAAAAGCTAAGGAAGAAGAGGCATTAACCATGGTATTGCCTAAATTAGATCCAAACGTTAAAATGCCTACCCAGGCTTTAAAGTATGTTAATGACGTTCAGCCTATATTGCAAAAATACTGTTATGAATGTCATGGGTCAAGCAAACAAAAAGGAAACATCCGCTTAGATATTTTAAATTGGGATATGGTACATGGTGGAGATGCAGAAAAATGGTACTCAGCTCTTGATGAAATTAATGCAGGACAAATGCCCCCAAAGAAACAGCCACAATTAACAACTGAAGAACGAAGAATGGTAGTAGATTGGGTAACAAATTCTTTAAACCTTGCCGCAGATGTTAAAAGTGCCACTAATAAAGAAGTAACAAGAAGGCTTACTAAATCTCAATACACAAATTCATTGAATCAATTATTAGACTTGCCAATAAATTTTGGAAATGTGTTACCTGATGATGGCAAGTCAAAAATGGGCTTTACTAATAATGGTGACATTCTCCAAATATCTTCATTGCACATTGATTATTATCAAAAAATAGCACGTGAAGCTTTAAATGAAGCGATAGTAACAGGAAAAAAGCCTGAAACAAAAAAATATAAAATCACATTTGGTGCTGGTATTGGAGAAGGAAAAGAAGCAGCTGAGTATGGAGGTTATCAATCGGCAGCTGTTAAAAAAGAAGATTTTACAGTTGATGTTCTAAGTGAACAAGGAGAAAACATAGATGTAGACGATACCATAAAAAAGTTAATAGGTGTTGATATGAGAGGTTCTGCAAGTGATAGATATAGTATTGAAAAAAATGGTCTTGTTTTGTATTCGGCATTACCACATAAAGATGTGCCTCCAAAGTCATGGCAAGGACCATCTCCAAATGCTAAGGTTTTAATTAAAAATAATTACCCTAAATCAGGAAATTTTGTTTTAAGAGTTGAAGCATCAAAAGGAAATGCAATTACATTAAAAGAAGGACTTATTGAATTACGAGAAAACAAGCCAGCCATTCTGTCTTCTGAAACCATACATTTACTAGCTTCAGATGCTACACAACTTACTAATCTTTTACTCAAAGATAATGTGTCATTAGTGCCGTCTCAAATTGATGCATTTACTTCTGCTCGCTATAAATTAACAATTCCTTCTGATGGATTTTATCAAGTAGATTTTGTTCATCCTTTTGTAGCTATGGAAAATATGCCTTCTTTTTTATTAGAAATAGGAACTTTTAATAAAATTCAAGAGCGTTTAAAATTTTCTAAAGAGCAGGAAAATGAACAACAGATAGTCACTCCTGTGACTTTAGCATACTTAAAAAAGGGAGATTATAAATTACGAATAGGGGGTGATTTTTTTGTTGGTTTTAGTGAAATTAGAATTACACCATTAGATGAAGATAGTGAATTAACTAAAATTCTGAAATCGGAAGCAGCAAAAAATCAAGAGAAATATGAAGATTTAATTCCATCAATAAAGACTTTTATAGGAACCCGAACAGATGATGGCATGGATTATAGTACGTTTGGGCCAACAAAAGAAGTTACTTCAGATGTAGGCGATTTTAAAACATTTGAATTTACAGGTCGTTTAGAAAATTTGCCAGTTCCTGTTTTTGACCCTGTTGAAACAGAAATTTTTGCAAATACCATGATTGTTGGTCTTTGGAACAATCATTTAGTCAAAAACAAAGGAGAAAATGGACCTGCGTTATTAGTAAAATCTATAGAGCTTGAAGCTCCTTACCATCCTGTTTGGCCTCCAAAAAGTCACACAACTATATTTTTTGATTCTCCAAATAAACAAAATTATGAGATTTATACAGCTGAAGTTTTAAAGTCGTTTATGGAAAAAGCTTTCAGACGTCCGTTAATAGAAGGGGAGTTAGAGCGTTATATGGAGTTTTGGAAATCTACAAAAGACAACTTTAATAGTTATGAAGATAGTGTTAAAGAAGTTTTAGTTGCAATTTTGTGTTCACCTAATTTTTTATATTTATTGGAGTCGGATAATTCTAAAGAAAAAAAATCCAATGATCAATATTTGTTAGCTTCCAAAATGGCCTATTTTTTATGGAATTCGCCACCAGATGATACTTTAATAGAACTAGCGGAAAAGGGAGTATTGAATAAAGAGTTATCAAACGAAGTTTCTAGGATGATAAAAAGTCCTAAAATATTAAAAATGATTGAAGCTTTTGCTTACGAATGGTTGCGTATTGATAGGTTAAATGGCATGAGTGCCAATATGAATATGTATCCGGATTTTACACGATTTGTAAAGCAAGATATGGCTAAAGAGACCTATAATTTTATTTATTATGTTTTAGATGAAAATAAAAGTATTTTAAACTTTATTGATTCAGATTTTGCAATGTTAAATCAAAATTTAGCAGAGTTTTATGGGATTGATGGCGTTATTGGAAATAATTTCAGGCCTGTAAGTATTCCAAGAGAGAAAAATAGAGGAGGCTTATTGTCACAAGGAGCTTTTTTAACAGGGCATTCAGATGGTGTTCATGCGCATCCCATTAAACGTGCTGTTTGGTTAAAAGAGAAAATATTAGGAGATACACCGCCACCGCCACCACCAAATGTTCCAGAGCTGGATCCTGAAACTCCTGGTTTTGAAAACCTAACATTAAAAGAGCAATTAGAATTACATAGAAATAAAGCGTCTTGTATTGATTGTCATTTAAAAATAGATCCTTATGGTGTTGTTTTTGAAAATTATGATGCAGTAGGTAGATTTCACGAAAAGTTTAAAGGCAGTCTTATTGATTCCAAATCAATACTGCCAGATGGAACAGAAGTAGAAGGTATTAAAGGGATAAAAGAATATATATTAACAAAAAAGAAAGATGCTTTTACAAAATCACTTGTAGAACATTTATTTGCTTATGCTTTAGGGCGTGATGTTAGTTTTTCTGATGAAAAAGAACTGAATACTATTGTAGAAAAAGTGAAGGCAAAGGATTTTAAATTTCAGTCGGTTATTGAGGAAATTATACTTAGTGAATCTTTTTCAAAACATACCAATAAAGTTGATAATAGATTAGCAAAAAACTAA
- a CDS encoding DUF1552 domain-containing protein: MSRKSWHLNRRSFIKGVGAACMLPYLECMGMGTLTNFYEPFAPKRLCFLSFPNGVSMSEGENSKHKEWNWFPHKTGTGYELTNSLSPLEPYRKNMSILGGLSHPNSRNVLGHMAGDTFLTGGDLRGDKYLNTISIDQIAAQKLNKYTRIPSLILSTDGGVGYKSRTSTLSFDAQGKAIPAEHRQREIFERYFSPTGGSTSIERRKSLQQDKKIVDLVLEDSKRLKKRLGANDKSKLDEYMSSLNRVEEQVKRNEKWLDVPMKEFDASHINLNVDATVDPESYLRSTMDLMILAFQTDLTRVATYMMAREDGMGFGDAFPKLALNLGGHHSMTHDRKSGYQERLGKYDQWLSKQFAYFIDRMENTFDEHGSLLDNTLILYGSPCSSTHNANNCPLILAGGSKLGVKHGSYETFDAKKIHLSNLFVSMLNAVGIETESFADSTGRLPSIIT, from the coding sequence ATGAGTAGAAAATCATGGCATTTAAATCGTAGAAGTTTTATTAAAGGTGTAGGTGCAGCCTGCATGCTTCCATATTTAGAATGTATGGGAATGGGGACACTTACTAATTTTTATGAACCTTTTGCACCAAAGCGGCTTTGTTTCTTATCTTTTCCAAACGGTGTTAGTATGTCTGAAGGTGAAAATTCCAAACATAAGGAATGGAATTGGTTTCCTCATAAAACGGGAACAGGTTATGAGCTAACAAATTCATTATCGCCCTTAGAGCCTTATAGAAAAAATATGTCCATATTAGGTGGGTTGAGTCACCCCAATAGTAGGAATGTGTTAGGTCATATGGCTGGAGACACATTTTTAACGGGAGGAGATTTACGTGGGGATAAGTATTTAAATACAATCTCTATTGATCAAATTGCAGCCCAAAAACTTAATAAATACACAAGAATTCCTTCTTTAATACTTTCTACAGATGGAGGTGTGGGGTATAAATCTAGGACTTCAACTTTATCGTTTGATGCCCAAGGAAAAGCCATTCCAGCAGAGCATCGTCAGCGTGAAATATTTGAACGTTATTTTTCACCAACTGGAGGTTCAACTTCTATAGAACGTCGTAAAAGTTTACAACAAGATAAAAAAATTGTTGATTTGGTACTGGAGGATAGCAAACGTTTAAAAAAGCGATTAGGGGCTAATGATAAGTCTAAATTGGATGAATACATGTCATCTTTAAATAGAGTGGAAGAGCAAGTAAAACGCAATGAAAAATGGCTGGATGTTCCCATGAAAGAATTTGATGCATCTCATATAAATTTAAATGTTGACGCTACAGTAGATCCTGAATCATATTTACGCTCTACCATGGATTTAATGATTCTTGCTTTTCAGACAGATTTAACTCGTGTAGCAACTTACATGATGGCCCGTGAAGACGGTATGGGCTTTGGTGATGCCTTTCCAAAATTAGCTTTAAATTTAGGAGGACACCATAGTATGACACATGATAGAAAATCGGGGTATCAAGAGCGTTTAGGGAAATATGACCAATGGTTGTCTAAGCAATTTGCTTACTTCATAGATCGTATGGAAAATACTTTTGATGAGCATGGTTCGTTATTAGACAATACCTTAATATTATATGGGAGCCCATGTAGTTCAACACATAACGCTAACAACTGCCCGTTGATTCTTGCTGGAGGTTCCAAGTTAGGAGTAAAGCATGGTTCCTATGAAACATTTGATGCTAAAAAAATACATCTATCCAATTTATTTGTAAGTATGTTAAATGCGGTAGGCATAGAAACTGAAAGTTTTGCAGACAGTACAGGTCGTTTACCATCTATAATTACATAA
- the fucP gene encoding L-fucose:H+ symporter permease has translation MSNQKRVPIVSKDLFFPFIIITSLFALWGIANDLTNPMVSAFKKVMPELTNIQASLVQFAFYFGYFFMALPAALFIRKFTYKSGILLGLTLYAIGAFMFYPAAAYEDYNFFLISLWVITCGLAFLETTANPLVLALGAKETATQRLNLAQAFNPVGSLTGMIIAQVFVISALRSDDYTVEAYNALASNELAAIRENDLGVISVPYISLGVLVLVIMTVIFFTKIPKTPVEEKMSLSASFKKLFANKTYLGGVLAQAACVGSQIMCWTYIFQYVDNLNEVTGMSLTATNYNIAAMILFLSGRWIGTGLMRRLNPSKVLMIFGTGGALCAIGAITLPGMTGLISLVGISIFMSIMFPTIYGIALNNMGDEAKIGSAGLVMAIVGGAFLPVVQGAILDMGGDGFADVKFLGYIPEINFSFILPALCLAIVALYGYTTLIKSKVAIS, from the coding sequence ATGAGTAACCAAAAAAGAGTTCCAATTGTAAGCAAGGATTTGTTTTTCCCTTTTATTATTATAACATCATTATTTGCTTTATGGGGTATAGCTAACGACCTCACAAACCCAATGGTTTCAGCATTTAAAAAAGTAATGCCTGAACTTACCAATATTCAAGCCTCTTTAGTTCAGTTTGCCTTTTATTTTGGATATTTCTTTATGGCATTACCCGCAGCATTATTTATTAGAAAATTCACCTATAAATCGGGTATTCTTTTAGGTTTAACACTTTATGCTATTGGTGCGTTTATGTTTTATCCTGCAGCGGCATATGAAGATTATAACTTCTTTTTAATATCCTTGTGGGTTATTACTTGTGGCCTTGCTTTTTTAGAAACTACAGCAAACCCATTAGTTTTAGCTTTGGGAGCTAAAGAAACAGCTACGCAACGATTAAATTTAGCCCAAGCATTTAATCCTGTAGGTTCCTTAACAGGTATGATTATAGCTCAGGTATTTGTTATCAGTGCCTTGCGGTCTGATGATTATACTGTGGAAGCATACAATGCTTTAGCTTCGAATGAATTGGCTGCTATTAGAGAGAATGATTTAGGTGTTATTAGTGTGCCTTATATTAGCTTAGGGGTATTGGTTTTGGTAATTATGACTGTCATATTTTTTACAAAAATTCCCAAAACACCAGTTGAAGAAAAAATGAGTTTATCTGCTTCATTCAAAAAATTATTTGCTAATAAAACCTACTTAGGAGGTGTTTTAGCGCAAGCAGCTTGTGTGGGGTCTCAAATTATGTGTTGGACTTATATTTTTCAATATGTTGATAATTTAAATGAAGTCACAGGTATGAGTTTAACCGCAACAAACTATAATATTGCTGCCATGATTTTATTTTTAAGTGGAAGATGGATTGGAACAGGTTTAATGAGACGTTTAAATCCTTCAAAAGTATTGATGATATTTGGAACAGGTGGTGCTCTTTGTGCTATTGGAGCTATTACATTACCAGGTATGACAGGATTAATATCTTTGGTTGGTATTTCTATTTTTATGTCTATTATGTTTCCAACCATATATGGTATCGCATTAAATAATATGGGAGACGAAGCAAAAATAGGATCTGCAGGTTTGGTCATGGCTATTGTGGGTGGTGCCTTTTTACCAGTTGTTCAAGGTGCTATTTTGGACATGGGAGGTGATGGTTTTGCCGACGTGAAATTTTTAGGATATATTCCTGAAATTAACTTTTCATTTATACTTCCAGCTTTATGTTTGGCTATAGTTGCGTTATATGGTTATACAACGCTTATTAAAAGTAAGGTGGCTATAAGTTAA
- a CDS encoding PAS domain-containing protein → MDIYVQILIEFIFVSASILFLFRLRTKLGLAPLYILLGSIQYLQATLGGRVHFEFLDTYTIHPGSVILFSAVLFGLLLIYIKEGVLSAKSLIIGVIISNFIVTLLFGLTHSQELIINELQQVQASANSIFKINYKIFIIGTFVLLLDFLVLIVVYQFLISKIRTRYFFFILFLSLFTVLMFDSILFNVALFYNTVEFKSTILGHIIGKTFASFAFAFLLYIYLKLVDKSALKSTFIANQQRDLFSILSTRKKIKHLETEKKEIEKKLTFRLETTLNNISDGFISLDTNWCYTYVNKKAGEFLGISANDLLGKHIWTEFSEYVNRPIYNIYNEAFETQKTKYYQEYIESRDKWIENRIYPSPEGLTIYFTDITEQKKAEKLIVKNEKYLNNIINNIGDPIFVKDEQSRLLLINDAFCKIFHLNREEIIGKTLAEDVPVEERESFLKIDKQVLSTGIENINEETLSVKGENTLIISTKKSRFFDDNGNKFLIGIIRDITDRIKSEQKIIENEEKFSKAFESKVIGKAILDNDKKIIEINEALTNIVGLKRENMLGKTAEEIGFFKLNNQTNLDNENLLWSTFKKEGYVLNMELKYLLHTEAVIFISLSLQPLLLNNKDHILITILDITEKKNAEAELEIYRDNLEELIKTRTEEVNLKNAELQRMNKLFVGRELKMKELKNIIKEMKLKNDK, encoded by the coding sequence ATGGATATTTATGTTCAAATCCTTATAGAATTTATATTTGTTTCTGCAAGTATCCTTTTTTTGTTTAGACTTAGAACTAAATTAGGATTAGCGCCTCTTTATATTTTATTAGGTTCTATACAGTATTTGCAGGCGACTTTAGGAGGGAGAGTGCATTTTGAATTTCTTGATACTTACACCATCCATCCTGGGTCGGTTATATTATTTAGTGCCGTTTTATTTGGCTTATTATTAATTTATATAAAAGAAGGCGTTTTAAGTGCAAAGTCGTTAATCATAGGTGTTATAATATCAAATTTTATTGTTACACTATTATTTGGTTTAACACATTCACAAGAGTTGATAATTAATGAATTACAGCAAGTACAAGCTAGTGCAAATTCAATTTTCAAAATAAATTATAAGATTTTTATTATTGGAACTTTCGTTCTATTATTAGATTTTTTGGTGTTGATTGTTGTTTATCAATTTTTAATATCTAAAATTAGAACTCGTTATTTCTTTTTCATTCTATTTTTATCATTGTTTACAGTTTTAATGTTTGATTCCATTCTTTTTAACGTGGCATTATTTTATAATACTGTTGAATTTAAATCAACCATTCTAGGGCATATCATAGGAAAAACATTTGCTTCATTTGCTTTTGCATTTCTTTTATACATCTACCTAAAACTTGTTGATAAGAGCGCTTTGAAATCAACATTTATAGCCAATCAACAAAGAGACCTTTTTTCAATTCTTTCCACTAGGAAGAAAATAAAACATTTAGAAACCGAAAAGAAAGAAATTGAGAAAAAACTAACATTTAGATTAGAAACAACATTAAATAATATATCTGATGGTTTTATTTCATTAGATACCAATTGGTGTTACACTTATGTAAATAAAAAGGCAGGTGAATTTTTAGGAATATCAGCTAATGATTTATTAGGAAAACATATTTGGACAGAGTTTTCAGAATATGTTAATCGTCCCATTTATAACATTTATAACGAGGCATTTGAAACTCAAAAAACAAAATACTACCAAGAGTATATAGAATCTCGTGATAAATGGATTGAAAATAGAATTTATCCTTCGCCTGAAGGCTTAACTATTTATTTTACAGATATAACGGAGCAGAAAAAAGCAGAAAAACTTATAGTTAAAAATGAAAAATATCTTAATAATATTATAAACAATATTGGGGATCCTATTTTTGTAAAAGACGAACAAAGTCGATTGTTGCTTATTAATGATGCATTTTGTAAAATTTTCCACCTTAATAGAGAAGAAATAATAGGAAAAACACTTGCAGAGGATGTGCCAGTTGAAGAAAGAGAAAGTTTTTTAAAAATTGATAAGCAAGTATTATCTACAGGTATAGAGAACATTAATGAAGAAACTCTTTCTGTTAAAGGAGAAAATACTTTAATTATATCAACAAAAAAATCAAGGTTTTTTGACGATAATGGCAATAAATTTTTAATAGGAATAATTAGAGATATAACAGATCGTATCAAGTCTGAACAAAAAATAATAGAAAATGAAGAGAAATTTTCTAAAGCCTTTGAGTCAAAAGTAATAGGGAAAGCTATTCTTGATAATGATAAAAAGATTATTGAAATAAATGAAGCCTTAACAAACATTGTTGGACTTAAAAGAGAAAACATGTTGGGAAAAACGGCCGAAGAGATAGGTTTTTTTAAACTAAACAACCAAACAAATTTAGATAATGAAAATTTGCTTTGGAGTACATTTAAAAAAGAGGGGTATGTGTTAAATATGGAATTAAAATATCTCTTACATACAGAAGCTGTTATATTTATTTCCCTGTCATTACAACCTCTTTTATTAAATAATAAAGATCATATTTTGATTACTATTTTGGATATAACTGAAAAGAAAAATGCAGAGGCTGAATTAGAAATATATAGAGATAACTTAGAAGAATTAATAAAAACAAGAACAGAAGAAGTAAATTTAAAAAATGCAGAGCTGCAACGTATGAATAAACTGTTTGTAGGTAGGGAGTTAAAAATGAAAGAACTGAAAAACATTATTAAAGAAATGAAGTTAAAAAATGATAAGTAG